In Providencia hangzhouensis, the DNA window TTTGGATTTTGCGCAACGATAAACCATGGGTCAACCGCGATGCAGTGCCCACCAACACCTGGGCCTGGTTGCAAAATATTAACGCGTGGATGACGATTCGCGAGGCTGATTAACTCCCACACATTGATGTCTTGTTCCGCACAAATTAATGATAATTCATTCGCAAAAGCAATATTCACATCACGGAAGCTATTTTCCGTTAACTTACACATTTCCGCGGTTCTTGAGTTAGTAATTACACACTCACCTTCAAGGAAAATATTGTATAGCTCACTTGCACGCAGAGAGGATTTTGGCGTCATACCACCAACAACACGGTCATTTTTAATTAATTCGACCATCACTTGGCCTGGTAACACACGCTCAGGGCAGTACGCTACATCGATATCAGCTTCTTCCCCTGCTTGATGAGGGAAGGTTAAATCAGGGCGAGCAGCTGCCATCCACTCTGCCATTTGCTCTGTTGTTCCTACTGGCGATGTAGACTCAAGGATGACTAAATCCCCTTTCTTCAGCACCGGAGCCACAGACTCAGCTGCAGCACGTACATACGCGAGGTCAGGTTCGTGCTCGCCTTTAAATGGCGTAGGCACAGCAATCAGATAAGCATCTGCAGGTTGCGGCTTAGTAAAAGCTTTCAGATGGCCTTCTTCAACCGCCTTTTTGACCACGATATCCAGTTCTGGCTCCACGATGTGGATTTTACCCTGGTTAATAGTATCAACGGCATGTTGGTTAACATCGACACCAACCACTTGTTTTTTACGTGATGCAAAGGCTGCTGCTGTTGGTAAACCAATATAACCAAGGCCAATAACAGAAATAGTTTCAAAACTCATAATTTCACCTGATTACTTTTCAATGCTGCAAGAATACGCTGACATGCATGACCATCCCCATAAGGGTTATGTGCGCGGCTCATTTCGTGATACTCCGCGTCATCTGTCAGTAACCGATTAACTTCTTTCACAATTTTTTGTGTATCTGTTCCCACAAGACGAACAGTACCTGCATCAACAGCTTCTGGTCGTTCTGTGGTATCTCTCATCACCAAAACAGGCTTACCGAGAGAAGGCGCTTCCTCTTGAATACCACCTGAGTCTGTTAGAATTAAATAAGCATGGTTCATCAAATAAACAAACGGTAGGTAGTCTTGAGGGCTAATTAAAATAATATTATCAATATCATGCAGTATACGTTTAACAGGCTCACTCACATTTGGATTTAAGTGAACTGGATATACGACTTGCACATCGGGATGCGCTTGTGCAATTTCTGCTAAAGCGTGACAAATACGTTCAAAGCCACCACCAAAACTTTCTCGACGATGGCCCGTGACTAAAATCATTTTTTTATTTGGGTCGATAAATGGGTAATTTGCAGCCAATTTCTCCATCATATGCTGGTCGCTCATGACTTTATCACGTACCCACAATAACGCATCAATCACACTATTACCGGTGACAAAAATATGACTGTCAGGAATAGATTCTTTTAACAAATTTTGGCGTGAATTTTCAGTTGGCGCGAAGTGATACATCGCTAAATGACCAGCAATCTTACGGTTTGCCTCTTCAGGCCATGGCGAATACAGGTTTCCTGTACGTAATCCCGCTTCAACATGCCCTACTGGTATACGATGGTAAAATGCCGCAAGGCTAGTTGCCATCGTTGTAGCTGTGTCGCCATGAACAAGAACAACATCCGGTTGAAAATCAGCAAAAACGCTTTTCAACCCTTCAAGAATACGACAAGTGATATCAGTTAAATCTTGCCCTGGCTTCATAATATTGAGATCGTAATCTGGAATGATCTCAAACAGTTTCAGTACTTGATCTAGCATTTCACGATGCTGTGCCGTAACACAAACTTTAGCTTCAAAGTCTGTATCTTCAGCCAATGCATGAACCAGTGGTGCCATTTTAATAGCTTCAGGTCGTGTGCCGAATACAGTCAATACTTTCACAGTGACTCTCTTATATTTATCTTTCGCAGTGAGCTGCTTTGTATAATCTTAATAACTTTATATGCCACTGGAAAATTCGCCAGTGGCTTATCCCAAAATCAAGATGGGCGGCGGCGAGCAAGTACCACTCCGGCACCTACTAACATCCCTATGGCTCCCCATAGAACCATCATAAAGGCTCGACGAGGACTATCGCGTTTAACGGGCTCTTCAGGAGTACGTAAATAGCGATATGCTTGAAAATTATCTTGGAGGGTAGGCCCGACGCTCAATGTTGATAACATGGCAATATTTTGGTCGTAATCACTGTCGTGATCGGGGCCGGTTGCTTTCAATGTTTCAATTTGTGCTTGTAATAAAGGGGCACCTAGCATAAACATTTTTGAATCTGGGATTTCATCCACAGGTGTTGCGCTTTGATTACGTACAATACCTTGTTTTTCTGCAACTTTTAATGCTTGTTCCAGTGCATTCAAACGTCGCTCATAAGCGGCCTTGGCCACCATATCTTCACGTTTAACTAATGCCTTCATGGATTGCATTTTCGTTGCCCAAGTGCCTTTAATTTCATCATTTAGATTCATTGTGGCACGTTGGTTAGCAAACTGAGTGTATTGACGCAGCAACTGGTTCGCATCTGCGGAAGTTTCCGCCACTAACTTAATGCTATCTGTTAAATTTTTGACTTCATCTGCTGGCGTAAACTCAATATCGTTGATGAGCTCATCCAATAATGCGGCATCTGCTTTAGGATCATTCTCTAAGCGCTGCTTATAGTAATCCGTATTTAGCCAAAATTGACGACGTGTATCATAAGAGCCAAGCTGCTTTGTGAATTCTTGATAAGCTTCTTTTGCAATTGTCGGTAATTGCCCTTCTTGCCCCGTAGTATTAATACGGGAATCGAGGTTGCGCAGAAATTGCTGCTGAGAATAGTAACTTCCCAGATTATTGACGGTTGGTAAATCCGTAATTGCTGTCGCACTCCACTTCGGCTGCATAAAATAGGACGCTCCCAAGGCAATTGCTGCAAAAATAACGGCAAATGCAACGATCCAAATTTTACCTTGCCACAGTGAGCGACATAAACCACGGATATCCAATTCCGGCTCTATTGGCGATTGATGCTGACTCGGTTGTGTTTCTGAGTTATTCACTGCACAGAACCTCTATTTTCGTTTTGTCGTTACCGTACTGCTCCTCTACGTGCTCTACGTCTCACTCGCTTAATAAAACGGGCGACTTTCCAAGCTCGTTTGATGCAGTAACCATACATCATAAATACAAGCAAAAATAATGCCAACATTACCCATTCAGGTACAAATGTTAAGTGTTCACCAATAATACCGACACATGCTAAAGCGGCCGCTGATAGTGTAATCAGTACAAATGCCCCTTTTGGTGTAAAACCAGAACGCATAATTAAATGATGAATGTGCTGGCGATCGGGTGAAAATGGGCTCATCCCTTTACGAATTCTGCGATACATAATGGCAACCATGTCCATTAGTGGGATCGCAATAATCCATAAAGCGGTAACTGGGTTAATCGGATGTACTTCTTCTTGGGTCGAAGCCACAAGGATCCAAATAATAGTAAACCCAATCAGCGTACTTCCCGCATCTCCCATGAAAACTTTAAAACGACGGCCTAGCAGTTCAAGATTTAAAATTAAGTAAGGAATAATCACTACAATAAAAGCAAAACACCAATATGATAACGCCATATTGCCATTTAAGTATAATAAAAATCCTAATGCACCAAACCCAACACAAGCAACTCCACCAAGCAAGCCATCTATGCCATCAATCATATTGAAAGAGTTGATCGCCGTCCATACTGCAAATAGCGTCACTATATAAGAAAAAGGCCCTAATACTAATTCCCATGGCCCAAACGCATGCCCTAGAGAATCTAACTTAAGCCCAGCCACGGTCATCATTAACATCGCAACAAAAGCTTGCACAAATGCCCTTAGCTTTACACTTATATCAAATCGGTCATCAAGAGCACCGACTAATACAAGAATACCTGCACATAGCAAATATAACCATTTATGTGGGATGTATTCACTCGTAATAGAAAAAGCAAAACATATTCCAATATAAATTGATATTCCACCGACAAGTGGTACTAGACCTTCATGTTTTTTTCTAAAATTAGGTTTATCTACTAAGCCAATTTTGGCAGTTATTAGTCGAGCAATAAAAATCATACAAAACGCAAATAAAAACACGTAAAGAAGATTAGTAAAAAAATGTGCTCTATCCACTGGTTCACTCTCTCATTATTCTATTTAAATTACACATCAATACTTCTGAGTGTCACTTAAAAATAAGCAATATTCATGCCAATATAACATTCTCATCATCTGTAACCTGTATCACAAGGCTTTCTAAAGAGAAAATTTAAGTATCCTTTTTAAGTATAGGTTATAAAAATAAATATCCTCCGGCATAGCCGGAGGTTTTTAATATGCGCCTATAAGGCTTTGTTACCAGCCGCGCCCTAACAGGCGCATAACGGCCCTGACATTTGCATCTATGGATTACTTACGGCCCGTAAACGGGCTGCCCGGATAGGGGATCGACAATTGCTCTCCCAATTTATCCTGTTCTAACTGATGTTTTATATATTCTTGTATTCGTTTCGTATTCTTTCCTACCGTATCAACATAGTACCCTCTGCACCAAAACTCTCTATTTCGATATTTAAACTTTAAATCCCCAAATTGCTCATAAAGCATTAGGCTACTTTTTCCTTTTAAATACCCCATAAAGCTCGAAACACTCATCTTGGGTGGGATTTCTAGAAGCATGTGTATATGGTCAACACAACATTCTGCCTCCACTATCCTGACATTTTTCCACTCACACAATTTCCTTAAAATACTACCTATCGCCCTACGTTTTTCACCGTAGAAAACTTGCCTTCTATACTTTGGGGCAAAAACAATGTGATATTTACAATTCCATCGTGTATGCGCTAAGCTCTTTTCGTCCCCATTGGGACCCCCTTTTGATTTTTTGTTTGACTCTTGCAGTTGCCAGACCGCAAGGTGTTTTAACAAATCAAAAGGGGTTTTAATATCTTATTCAAAGCTGAAAGCTTTACGGAACCCCCAGCCTAGCTGGGGGTTTTCTATGCACAACAAAAAAGACCACTTCAATTAGGAAGTGGTCTTAAAAACATTGACAAGTAAATAAACTTATTGACTAAGCTCTTTTCATAAAATCAAAGAACTCTTCGTTGGTTTTTGTCATCGCTAACTTACTGATGAGGAACTCCATCGCATCGATTTCGCCCATTGGGTGAATAATCTTACGTAGGATCCACATTTTTTGTAACTCATCTTGCGATGTAAGTAACTCTTCTTTACGCGTACCTGAACGGTTGTAGTCTATTGCAGGGAAAACACGTTTTTCTGCAATCTTACGAGATAGGTGCAGTTCCATGTTACCTGTACCTTTAAACTCTTCGTAAATAACTTCATCCATCTTAGAACCGGTATCAACCAGTGCAGTTGCAATGATTGTCAGGCTTCCACCTTCTTCAACATTACGAGCAGCACCGAAGAAACGTTTTGGACGGTGTAATGCGTTAGCATCCACACCACCGGTTAATACTTTCCCAGAGGAAGGTACAACCGTGTTATATGCACGAGCTAGACGCGTAATAGAGTCGAGTAAAATGATAACGTCTTTTTTATGTTCAACTAGACGTTTCGCTTTTTCAATCACCATTTCAGCGACTTGGACGTGACGTGCTGCAGGCTCATCGAAAGTTGAAGCAATAACTTCACCTTTAACCAAACGCTGCATTTCTGTCACTTCCTCAGGACGTTCATCGATCAACAGAACCATCAGAACGCAATCAGGGTAATTGTGTGCAATATTCGCTGCAATATTTTGCAGTAACATTGTTTTACCGGCTTTCGGTGGAGCCACAATCAGACCACGTTGACCACGACCGATTGGAGCCGCTAAGTCTAGTACACGAGCAGTTAAATCTTCAGTTGAACCATTACCACGTTCCATGCGCAGACGACGGTTTGCATGTAATGGAGTGAGGTTTTCGAAAAGAATTTTACTGCGGGCATTTTCAGGTTTGTCGTAATTAACTTCGTTGACTTTCAGGAGGGCAAAATAACGTTCACCTTCTTTAGGAGGACGAATTTTTCCTGAAATTGTGTCACCTGTACGTAGGTTAAAACGGCGGATTTGGCTAGGAGAAACGTAGATATCATCAGGACCTGCGAGGTAAGAACTGTCTGCTGAACGGAGGAAACCAAATCCATCCTGCAATATTTCCAGTACGCCATCGCCGAAAATATCTTCGCCACTTTTCGCATGCTGCTTCAAAATAGAGAAAATAATATCCTGCTTTCTCATACGGGCTAAGTTCTCTAGCCCCATGTTTTCGCCTAACGTAATCAATTCTGATACTGGCGTATTTTTTAATTCGGTAAGATTCATAATGGTGGGTTCTTTAACTCGGGGTAATTCTCGAACTATGAACGTAAATTGACGGCAGCTTACTATTAAGTGCCAGTTTAACTTTATACTGCCCTGTTGCTCACTAATTTTTACCAAAAGCAAACAACAATGCAAAAAAATCTTGTGCTAGCCATTACTAAGATTGCTCTAACATTTGACTGCAACTCATCTTGATGATGTGTGACATATTATTAGAAACACACACAATATTAGCAATAGTTTTTTGTACATTTAGGACAACATCCATCCCAATATCGCAAATTTAATGTCAGATTAGCATTAAAAAACACATAATTGCTAAAGACAAACCTGTCCCACTTCGTTTTTATATCCCTATGATATAAAAATATTGAATTTCATTGCGTTCGCTTATGCGCTATCTTTAATTCATATGAGAGATGCATTGAAACCGAAGATATTGAATACTGCTATAACTCAATGTCTAAACTTTCAATTTTCATATTTAAAATCATTACGCCATCAGTTTTTTGATCAATAACAATCATCACAATACTGAACTAACAAGCTAGATATGTAAGATAAGAGCAATGGAATACAAGGTAATTCATATGGGTGCTATACGAGGAATGACGATAACTTATCATGCTTAAGTGAAGACGTCTAGCGGCTCTCTAGATAAAATAGATATACCGCTAAACGTTTTAGCTTACATATAACGATAACTTACAGATTTTCGTCTAAAAATTCTTTCAGTTGCGTTTTTGATAATGCCCCAACTTTCGTTGCTGCGACTTCACCATTTTTGAATAAAAGCAAGGTCGGGATACCACGAATTCCATATTTTGGAGCGGTAGCAGGGTTTTCATCAATATTCAGTTTTGCGATGGTCAGTTTGCCTGTATATTCTTCAGCAACTTCATCAAGAATAGGCGCGATCATTTTACAAGGACCACACCATGCAGCCCAAAAATCGACGAGAACAGGTGAACTTGCGTTCAGAACTTCAGTTGCAAAACTTGCATCAGTTATATGTATAATTTTATCGCTCATGTTGTACTCCAAAGGATCATCTTTTGCAGACTTAGTGTAACATTATTGGCAGCAGTATGCTTTATTTCAAAAGATACACTTTCGTAAACCAACCGTTAACTGATATTCTAACATACTATGAGTAAAGCACACTTGACAGAAAAGAAGTTTTCCGACTTCGCATTGCACCCTAAAGTCATTGAAGCTCTGAATAAAAAAGGCTTCAATTTTTGCACGCCTATACAGGCGTCCACCTTGCCTTTTACTGTCGAAGGCAAAGACGTGGCGGGTCAAGCGCAAACTGGTACAGGTAAAACGTTAGCTTTTTTAACGTCTACATTCCATTATTTATTAACTCACCCCGCTATTGAGGGTAAAAAAGCGAATCAGCCTCGTGCGCTGATTATGGCACCGACACGCGAACTCGCGGTACAAATTTATTCGGATGCGAAAGAGCTAGCTGAGTACACTGGCCTGAAAATGGGGCTAGCTTACGGTGGTGACGGCTATGATGAGCAGCTTAAGGTTTTACAAAACGGTGTTGATATCCTTATTGGTACAACAGGCCGTTTAATCGACTACGCGAAACAAGGCCATGTCGACTTAAGTGCGGTTCAAGTTGTGGTACTTGATGAAGCCGACCGCATGTATGATCTTGGTTTTATTAAAGATATTCGCTGGATTTTCCGTCGTATGCCAGGTGCTGCAGAAAGGCTTAATTTGCTGTTTTCTGCAACTTTATCTTACCGAGTAAGAGAATTAGCTTTCGAGCAAATGAATAACCCTGAATATGTTGAGGTCGAACCTTTACAAAAAACAGGTCATCGTATCAAAGAAGAGTTATTTTACCCTTCTAATGAAGAAAAAATGCGCTTACTCCAAACGCTTCTTGAAGAAGAGTGGCCAGAGCGTTGTATTATTTTCGCCAATACAAAACACCGTTGTGATGATATTTGGGCGCATTTAGCTGCCGATGGTCATCGTGTAGGTTTGTTGACCGGCGATGTCGCACAAAAAAAACGACTGCGTATATTAGAGCAATTCACACAAGGCCATTTAGATATTTTAGTGGCAACTGATGTTGCAGCTCGTGGTTTACATATTCCATCAGTTACTCATGTATTTAATTACGACTTACCTGATGACTGTGAAGATTACGTACACCGTATTGGTCGTACTGGTCGTGCTGGTGAAAGTGGAAACTCAATTAGCTTAGCCTGTGAAGAATATTCACTTAACCTCCCTGCTATTGAAGAATATATTCAACACTCAATCCCTGTTAGTAAGTATAACAGTGATGCATTATTGAGCGATTTACCGGCACCAAAACGCCGTCATCGCCCACGTCCTGGAGGCCAGCGCCGTAATTCAAATTCGCAGCGTCGCCACAATGGCCCACGTAACAACCATAAACGTCCAGGCTGAGTAAAAACGATATGCTGAAATCTTCTTCTCTTTATGCCGCCATCGATTTAGGCTCAAACAGTTTTCATATGCTAGTCGTACGTGAAACCGCTGGTAGCATTCAGGTGATCTCTAGGGTTAAACGCAAAGTTCGTCTTGCTGCAGGGTTAGATAACAATAACCTGCTTTCTAAGCAAGCAATGGAGCGAGGCTGGCAATGTTTACGCCTGTTTTCGGAACACTTACAAGATATTCCGAATACACAAATTCGTGTTGTCGCGACTGCGACTTTGCGTTTAGCTAAAAATGCCGATGTTTTCATCGAAAAAGCCAGTCAAATTTTAGGAAACCCTGTAAAAGTTATTCAAGGGGAAGAAGAAGCTCGCTTAATTTATCAAGGTGTTGCTCATACAACTGGTGGGCCAGATCAACGCTTAGTGGTTGATATTGGTGGGGGAAGTACTGAACTTGTTACAGGTACTGGCGCAAAAGCGGAGCAACTCTATAGTCTTGAAATGGGTTGTGTGACTTGGCTTGAACGCTACTTTGGCGATAGAAGTTTAACCGAAGAAAACTTCTCAGCGGCTCAAGCCGCTGCACATAATGTCATCGCCCCTATTGCAGAGTCACTCAAGACACATGGGTGGAAAATATGTGTTGGAGCATCCGGTACTGTACAAGCCATTCAGGAAATCATGATTGCCCAAGGCATGGATGAACTGATCACCCTTTCTAAGTTACAACAGCTTAAGCGCAAAGCCATTCAATGCCAAAAACTTGAAGAGCTTGAAATTGACGGCTTAACCTTCGAACGTGCCCTTGTTTTTCCAAGCGGCTTGTCTATTTTGATTGCTATCTTTGAAGCATTAGACATTGATAACATGACACTTGCTGGCGGAGCACTTCGTGAAGGGCTTGTCTATGGTATGTTACAGCTTCCTATTGAGCAGGATATTCGCGCTCGTACCGTTCGCAATATTCAACGGCGCTTCCAAGTCGATATCGAACAAGCTGGCCGAGTCCGTCAACTTGCAGAATATTTTTATTTACAAGTCGCGAAAGATTGGGGCTTAGATACACGCTGTCGTGATTTACTATCGAGTGCATGCGCCTTACATGAAATCGGCTTGAGTGTCGATTTCCGTAAAGGCCCCGAGCACGCGAGCTACCTCATAACACACCTTGATTTACCAGGCTTCACTCCAGCTCAAAAACGGTTACTTGCTGCATTATTGAAAAATCAGCAAGGCCCTGTCGATTTAACACCATTAAGCCAACAAAATGCGCTACCCATACAGCATGCATATGATTTATGTCGTTTACTCCGCCTCGCCATTATTTTTGCGAGCCGCAGACGGGATGATACCTTGCCTGCACTAAGACTTAATGTGAATGCACAGAGGTTAACCATTACACTGCCTTATCGTTGGTTATCTGATCACCCTCTACGAGCGGAAAATTTACAGCAAGAAGTTCAATGGCAGGGCTATGTGAATTGGGTTTTAGAGTTGGAAGAACGTAATAGTTCAAATTGATAATATATTCCACACTAGACCTACTCTAGTGTGGAAATTCAATTAGTTGTGGTTACTCACTTTTTTTATTTAGCCCTAAACGCGCTTTAATATCGGCTAAAGCTGATTGCCCTTTCTGCATACGCTCCTGCGCACTAACCACTTTACGCTGTTGCTCCCATTGTAAATCATCTTGTGGCAATTCAAGGAGAAAACGGCTTAATTCGGGACGGATCAATTCACCATATTGACGACGCTCACGACAATGAGAAAAGAATAACTCTCTTTGCGCTCTTGTGATCCCTACATAAGCTAAACGGCGTTCTTCATCAATATTATTTTCATCAATACTGCTTTGATGTGGCAGCAGCCCTTCTTCCATACCGACCAAAAAAACATAAGGAAATTCAAGGCCTTTAGACGCATGCAACGTCATGAGTTGAACTTGGTCTGATTCTTCATCATCCTCACCACGCTCCATCATATCGCGCAGCGTAAAGCGTGTAACCACTTGGCTCAATGTCATTGGGTCATTGAGATCATCACCTTCCACCATTTCACTCATCCATGTGAACAATTGGTTGACGTTTTTCATTCGCATTTCAGCAGCTTTAGTACTGGTCGACGTTTCATATAACCAGCTTTCATAATCCATTTCGCGCAGTAAATCACGCACCGCAATTAAAGGTTCACGTTCCGACGTTCGAACAATACTGTCCATCCAATGAGTGAAACGCTGTAATGCTTCTAATCCTTTGCCTTTTAAAATTTGTTCAAGCCCTAGATCAAAGCTGGCCTGATATAAGCTTTTCCCTCGCTGGTTTGCCCATTCCCCAAGTTTTTGGATAGTTTTAGGACCAATCTCTCGTCGTGGAGTATTTACTATGCGTAAAAAAGCACTGTCATCTTCAGGGTTCGTCAATACTCGCAAATAAGCTAATAAGTCTTTAATTTCAGGGCGGGAGAAAAACGAAGTCCCCCCCGAAATGCGATACGGAATACGATTTTGCATCAACATTTTTTCAAAAATACGCGATTGATGATTACCGCGATACAAAATGGCGTAATCTTTATATTCCGTCTTATTAATAAAATGGTGTGCAATAAGCTCCCCAA includes these proteins:
- the wecC gene encoding UDP-N-acetyl-D-mannosamine dehydrogenase is translated as MSFETISVIGLGYIGLPTAAAFASRKKQVVGVDVNQHAVDTINQGKIHIVEPELDIVVKKAVEEGHLKAFTKPQPADAYLIAVPTPFKGEHEPDLAYVRAAAESVAPVLKKGDLVILESTSPVGTTEQMAEWMAAARPDLTFPHQAGEEADIDVAYCPERVLPGQVMVELIKNDRVVGGMTPKSSLRASELYNIFLEGECVITNSRTAEMCKLTENSFRDVNIAFANELSLICAEQDINVWELISLANRHPRVNILQPGPGVGGHCIAVDPWFIVAQNPKQSRLIHTARLVNDGKPIWVVDQVKAAVADCLVETGKKASEVTIACFGLSFKPNIDDLRESPAMHITKMVANWNPGKTYAVEPHIDELPTSLKGISELVSIEKAVNEADVILMLVDHNMFKGIQGSAIPQKWVVDTKGVWR
- the rep gene encoding DNA helicase Rep, coding for MRLNPSQQQAVEFVDGPCLVLAGAGSGKTRVITNKIAHLIRQCGYQPRQIAAVTFTNKAAREMKERVAQTLGKKEARGLIISTFHTLGLEIIKREYKALGIKANFSLFDDQDQMALLKELTFDLLEEDKDLLKQLISAISNWKNDLISPQQVIGQARSEKEHHFAECYRRYELHLKSCNVLDFDDLISKPTMLLYQNEEVRERWQQKIRYLLVDEYQDTNTSQYQLVKLLVGQRARFTVVGDDDQSIYSWRGARPQNLVLLNQDFPKLNVIKLEQNYRSSERILKAANILIANNPHVFEKKLFSELGYGAPLRVLTANNEDHEAERVIGELIAHHFINKTEYKDYAILYRGNHQSRIFEKMLMQNRIPYRISGGTSFFSRPEIKDLLAYLRVLTNPEDDSAFLRIVNTPRREIGPKTIQKLGEWANQRGKSLYQASFDLGLEQILKGKGLEALQRFTHWMDSIVRTSEREPLIAVRDLLREMDYESWLYETSTSTKAAEMRMKNVNQLFTWMSEMVEGDDLNDPMTLSQVVTRFTLRDMMERGEDDEESDQVQLMTLHASKGLEFPYVFLVGMEEGLLPHQSSIDENNIDEERRLAYVGITRAQRELFFSHCRERRQYGELIRPELSRFLLELPQDDLQWEQQRKVVSAQERMQKGQSALADIKARLGLNKKSE
- the rho gene encoding transcription termination factor Rho; translated protein: MNLTELKNTPVSELITLGENMGLENLARMRKQDIIFSILKQHAKSGEDIFGDGVLEILQDGFGFLRSADSSYLAGPDDIYVSPSQIRRFNLRTGDTISGKIRPPKEGERYFALLKVNEVNYDKPENARSKILFENLTPLHANRRLRMERGNGSTEDLTARVLDLAAPIGRGQRGLIVAPPKAGKTMLLQNIAANIAHNYPDCVLMVLLIDERPEEVTEMQRLVKGEVIASTFDEPAARHVQVAEMVIEKAKRLVEHKKDVIILLDSITRLARAYNTVVPSSGKVLTGGVDANALHRPKRFFGAARNVEEGGSLTIIATALVDTGSKMDEVIYEEFKGTGNMELHLSRKIAEKRVFPAIDYNRSGTRKEELLTSQDELQKMWILRKIIHPMGEIDAMEFLISKLAMTKTNEEFFDFMKRA
- the tnpA gene encoding IS200/IS605 family transposase, giving the protein MQESNKKSKGGPNGDEKSLAHTRWNCKYHIVFAPKYRRQVFYGEKRRAIGSILRKLCEWKNVRIVEAECCVDHIHMLLEIPPKMSVSSFMGYLKGKSSLMLYEQFGDLKFKYRNREFWCRGYYVDTVGKNTKRIQEYIKHQLEQDKLGEQLSIPYPGSPFTGRK
- the wzzE gene encoding ECA polysaccharide chain length modulation protein — translated: MNNSETQPSQHQSPIEPELDIRGLCRSLWQGKIWIVAFAVIFAAIALGASYFMQPKWSATAITDLPTVNNLGSYYSQQQFLRNLDSRINTTGQEGQLPTIAKEAYQEFTKQLGSYDTRRQFWLNTDYYKQRLENDPKADAALLDELINDIEFTPADEVKNLTDSIKLVAETSADANQLLRQYTQFANQRATMNLNDEIKGTWATKMQSMKALVKREDMVAKAAYERRLNALEQALKVAEKQGIVRNQSATPVDEIPDSKMFMLGAPLLQAQIETLKATGPDHDSDYDQNIAMLSTLSVGPTLQDNFQAYRYLRTPEEPVKRDSPRRAFMMVLWGAIGMLVGAGVVLARRRPS
- the gppA gene encoding guanosine-5'-triphosphate,3'-diphosphate diphosphatase gives rise to the protein MLKSSSLYAAIDLGSNSFHMLVVRETAGSIQVISRVKRKVRLAAGLDNNNLLSKQAMERGWQCLRLFSEHLQDIPNTQIRVVATATLRLAKNADVFIEKASQILGNPVKVIQGEEEARLIYQGVAHTTGGPDQRLVVDIGGGSTELVTGTGAKAEQLYSLEMGCVTWLERYFGDRSLTEENFSAAQAAAHNVIAPIAESLKTHGWKICVGASGTVQAIQEIMIAQGMDELITLSKLQQLKRKAIQCQKLEELEIDGLTFERALVFPSGLSILIAIFEALDIDNMTLAGGALREGLVYGMLQLPIEQDIRARTVRNIQRRFQVDIEQAGRVRQLAEYFYLQVAKDWGLDTRCRDLLSSACALHEIGLSVDFRKGPEHASYLITHLDLPGFTPAQKRLLAALLKNQQGPVDLTPLSQQNALPIQHAYDLCRLLRLAIIFASRRRDDTLPALRLNVNAQRLTITLPYRWLSDHPLRAENLQQEVQWQGYVNWVLELEERNSSN
- the wecA gene encoding UDP-N-acetylglucosamine--undecaprenyl-phosphate N-acetylglucosaminephosphotransferase; this encodes MIFIARLITAKIGLVDKPNFRKKHEGLVPLVGGISIYIGICFAFSITSEYIPHKWLYLLCAGILVLVGALDDRFDISVKLRAFVQAFVAMLMMTVAGLKLDSLGHAFGPWELVLGPFSYIVTLFAVWTAINSFNMIDGIDGLLGGVACVGFGALGFLLYLNGNMALSYWCFAFIVVIIPYLILNLELLGRRFKVFMGDAGSTLIGFTIIWILVASTQEEVHPINPVTALWIIAIPLMDMVAIMYRRIRKGMSPFSPDRQHIHHLIMRSGFTPKGAFVLITLSAAALACVGIIGEHLTFVPEWVMLALFLLVFMMYGYCIKRAWKVARFIKRVRRRARRGAVR
- the trxA gene encoding thioredoxin TrxA: MSDKIIHITDASFATEVLNASSPVLVDFWAAWCGPCKMIAPILDEVAEEYTGKLTIAKLNIDENPATAPKYGIRGIPTLLLFKNGEVAATKVGALSKTQLKEFLDENL
- the wecB gene encoding non-hydrolyzing UDP-N-acetylglucosamine 2-epimerase — translated: MKVLTVFGTRPEAIKMAPLVHALAEDTDFEAKVCVTAQHREMLDQVLKLFEIIPDYDLNIMKPGQDLTDITCRILEGLKSVFADFQPDVVLVHGDTATTMATSLAAFYHRIPVGHVEAGLRTGNLYSPWPEEANRKIAGHLAMYHFAPTENSRQNLLKESIPDSHIFVTGNSVIDALLWVRDKVMSDQHMMEKLAANYPFIDPNKKMILVTGHRRESFGGGFERICHALAEIAQAHPDVQVVYPVHLNPNVSEPVKRILHDIDNIILISPQDYLPFVYLMNHAYLILTDSGGIQEEAPSLGKPVLVMRDTTERPEAVDAGTVRLVGTDTQKIVKEVNRLLTDDAEYHEMSRAHNPYGDGHACQRILAALKSNQVKL
- the rhlB gene encoding ATP-dependent RNA helicase RhlB, with the protein product MSKAHLTEKKFSDFALHPKVIEALNKKGFNFCTPIQASTLPFTVEGKDVAGQAQTGTGKTLAFLTSTFHYLLTHPAIEGKKANQPRALIMAPTRELAVQIYSDAKELAEYTGLKMGLAYGGDGYDEQLKVLQNGVDILIGTTGRLIDYAKQGHVDLSAVQVVVLDEADRMYDLGFIKDIRWIFRRMPGAAERLNLLFSATLSYRVRELAFEQMNNPEYVEVEPLQKTGHRIKEELFYPSNEEKMRLLQTLLEEEWPERCIIFANTKHRCDDIWAHLAADGHRVGLLTGDVAQKKRLRILEQFTQGHLDILVATDVAARGLHIPSVTHVFNYDLPDDCEDYVHRIGRTGRAGESGNSISLACEEYSLNLPAIEEYIQHSIPVSKYNSDALLSDLPAPKRRHRPRPGGQRRNSNSQRRHNGPRNNHKRPG